GCGCTCCTGCTCCTCGGCTTCCCCGCCCTGGTCGTCGCCGCCGGCGCTGCCGTGTGGTGGCGTAGAAGAGCGTAGAACGTTAGCCGGTTGGCCAGTTCTCCGGTTCTCCGGTTTCTCGACAACTGGCTAACAGGCTAACCGGCAAACCGGAAAACAGATGCGTTGGAAGAGTACGGTGGTTCTGCTGGTCCTGACGGTCGCAACAGCCGCATACGTCTCCCTCTACGAGTTGCGGCAGCCGGACCAGGGGGAGCGCCGGTACCGCGCGAGCCAGGTGTTCGCCGTCCCGGAGGGGGCGGCGCGCCTCACCCTCGCCTTCGGCGCGCGCGAGCCGGTCGTCCTGACCCGTGACGGCGAGGCGTGGCGCATTGCTCCGGCCGGGCTGCGCACCGACCCGGCGCGCGTGGGCGGGCTGCTCGGCGCGCTCACGCTCCGCGCCTCGCGCACGTTCACGCCGGCCGCGGCCCAGCCGCTCAGCGACTTCGGGCTTGCGCCGCCGGAGGGCACCATCACCATGACGGCCAACGGCCATGACACCGTCCTGCTGATCGGCGGGACCACGCCGGTCGCAGGCAGCCGCTACGTCAAGCGCGCGGACCGGCCAGAGGTGCACGTGGTCAACGCGGACGCAGTGGGCGCGGCCGACCACCCGGCGGAGGATTTCCGGGACCATGCGCTGCTGCGGTTCGAGCCGTCGGACGTGCAGCGCGTCGCGTGGACCGACGGAGACACGGTGCTGCGGCTCTCGCGTCAGGGAGACGGCTGGCAGATGGAGGAGCCAACGGAGGCCGCGGCTGCCGATGTGATCACGCACTGGCTGGG
This genomic window from Gemmatimonadales bacterium contains:
- a CDS encoding DUF4340 domain-containing protein; protein product: MRWKSTVVLLVLTVATAAYVSLYELRQPDQGERRYRASQVFAVPEGAARLTLAFGAREPVVLTRDGEAWRIAPAGLRTDPARVGGLLGALTLRASRTFTPAAAQPLSDFGLAPPEGTITMTANGHDTVLLIGGTTPVAGSRYVKRADRPEVHVVNADAVGAADHPAEDFRDHALLRFEPSDVQRVAWTDGDTVLRLSRQGDGWQMEEPTEAAAADVITHWLGQWSTLPIAQFVNDAAQPTDRTAAGVDAPVQRLELGLDGGRSLTASFGAAVTGDAALRAAGVDTEPSALYAVADVDLTALKKSRDELTPREAAAGLPAAGEDVAPGAQDALDDGHVHEDG